A window of Chaetodon auriga isolate fChaAug3 chromosome 2, fChaAug3.hap1, whole genome shotgun sequence contains these coding sequences:
- the rybpb gene encoding RING1 and YY1-binding protein B, translating into MGDKKSPTRPKRQAKQSADDGYWDCSVCTFRNTAEAFKCSICDVRKGTSTRKPRINSQLVAQQVAQQYPMPPPPKKERRERSERTDKERPDGEGERANGEGRPEGERPERVRPEVDTPEKEKSDKEQPIKDKPDTEKDISPAVTKKPSSKKTRPKSDNHQSPPSDKHSIQSGKSATKTNKNSHISRPKLKNIDRSTAQQLAITVGNVTVIITDFKEKTRSSSTSSSTITSSAGSEQQHQSSGSESMDKGSSRASTPKGDLSVGHDESF; encoded by the exons ATGGGCGACAAAAAGAGCCCTACCAG GCCAAAAAGACAAGCCAAACAGAGCGCTGATGACGGCTACTGGGACTGTAGCGTCTGCACCTTCAGGAACACCGCCGAGGCTTTCAAATGCAGCATCTGCGATGTGAGGAAGGGCACATCCACAAG GAAACCCAGGATCAACTCCCAGCTGGTTGCCCAGCAGGTGGCTCAGCAGTACCCGATGCCTCCCCCGCCCAAGAAGGAGCGGAGGGAGAGGAGCGAGCGCACAGACAAGGAGCGCCCGGATGGCGAAGGAGAGCGCGCCAACGGAGAGGGACGCCCAGAGGGAGAGCGTCCAGAAAGAGTGAGGCCAGAGGTAGACACTCCCGAGAAGGAAAAGAGCGACAAGGAACAGCCAATCAAAGACAAACCCGACACAGAGAAGGACATCAGCCCAGCCGTCACAAAGAAGCCCAGCAGCAAAAAGACCAG ACCCAAATCAGACAACCACCAGAGCCCACccagtgacaaacacagcatACAGTCTGGCAAATCAGCAACCAAGACCAACAAGAACTCTCACATTTCCAG GCCCAAACTGAAGAACATTGACCGGAGCACCGCCCAGCAGTTGGCCATCACTGTAGGGAACGTGACAGTGATCATAACAGACTTTAAGGAGAAGACCCGCTCCTCCTCCACGTCCTCGTCCACCATCACGTCCAGCGCGGGCTCCGAACAACAGCACCAGAGCTCCGGCTCCGAGAGCATGGACAAGGGCTCGTCGCGCGCCTCCACACCTAAAGGGGATCTGTCTGTGGGGCACGACGAGTCGTTCTGA